CGACACGTTCACGATCACCAGGTAGGCGGCGATGCTGTCCAAACTCCTGAGCCTCGCGCTCGTCGCGGCGAGCCTGACCGCCGTCCCCGCGGATCCGGCCTATCAGGTGCTGGTCTTCTCCAAGACCGCCGGTTTCCGCCACGACGCCATCCCCGCGGGCGTCCAGGCCATCCGCGACCTCGGCGCGGCGAACGACTTCACCGTGACCGCCACCGAGGACGCCGGCGCCTTCACGAACCTGTCCGGCTACGAGGCCGTGATCTTCCTCAACACCACCGGCGACGTGCTCGACGACACTCAGCAGGCCGCCTTCCAGTCCTACGTGGACGGGGGCGGCGGCTACGTGGGCGTGCACGCCGCCGCCGACACCGAGTACGGCTGGCCGTACTACGAGAAGCTGGCCGGCGCGTACTTCAGGAGTCACCCCGCCGTCCAGCAGGCCACCGTCCGCACGGAGAGCCGCGCCCACCCCGCGACCGCGCACCTCGGCCCCGCCTGGACCCGCACCGACGAGTGGTACAACTACCGCACCAACCCCCGGGCGTCGGCACGCGTCCTGCAGTCGCTGGACGAGACCACCTACAGCGGCGGCGACATGGGCGGCGACCACCCCATCACCTGGTGCCACCCCCAGGGCCGGGGCCGCGCCTTCTACACCGGCCTCGGCCACACCGTCGAGTCCTACGCCGACCCGGCCTTCCGCAGCGTGCTGCTCGGCGGCATCCGGTACGCGGCCGGGGTCGCCCAGGCCGACTGCCGCCCCGAGAACGGCTACACCCCGCTCTACAACGGCTCCACCAGCGGCTGGTCCCAGGCAGGGCCCGGCGGCTTCGGCAACGCCGACGCCACCCTCACCTCCCAGGGCGGGATGGGCCTGCTCTGGTACTCGGCCAGGGAGCTCGGCGCGTACTCGCTGAAACTGGACTGGCGGGTGACGGGCGACAGCAACTCCGGCGTCTTCGTCGGCTTCCCCGCCTCGGCCGATCCGCAGTCCGCCGTGGACAACGGCTACGAGGTGCAGATCGACGCCTCCGACACCCCCGACCGCACGACCGGCTCGGTCTACGGCTTCCAGGCCGCCGACCAGGCCGCCCGGGACGCCGCCCTCAACCCGCCCGGCTCGTGGAACACCTACGAACTGCTCGTGGAGGGCGAACGGCTGCGCGTCTATCTCAACGGCGTCCAGATCAACGACTTCACCAACACCGACCCCCGGCGCTCGCTGCGCCAAGGCCACGTCGGCATCCAGAACCACGGCGCCGCCGACCAGGTCGCCTTCCGCAACGTCCGGGTCAAGGAGCTGAGCGGCGGCGGCAGCGTCACCGTCGAGGGCGAGTCGTACACGTCCAGCTCGGGCGTGCAGATCGCCGCCCACCCGCCCGCCAGCGGCGGCAGGACGCTCGGCTATGTCGACAACGGCGACTGGGCGGGCTACGCGAACGTCGCCACGACCGGCGCGAAGACGTTCGCCGCCCGCGTCTCCTCCGGCGGGGTCGGCGGCACCATCCAGGTCCGCTCGGGCTCGGCCACCGGCCCTCTGCTGGGCTCGGTCGCCGTGCCCGTCACGGGCGGCTGGGAGAGCTTCCAGAACGTCTCCACCGCGCTGACCGGCTCCGGCACCGGGCCGCTGTTCCTGGTCTTCACCGGCGGCAGCGGCAACCTCTTCGACCTCGACACCATCACCCTCGACACCGGCGGCACCGCGCAGCCGCCGTCGGACAAGGTGCACGTCTTCTACTACCCCTGGTACGGCTCGCCGCAGGTCAGCGGCGGCTGGCGGCACTGGCAGCAGGGCGGGCGCACCCCTCCGGGCGACATCGGCGCCGACTTCTACCCCGCCCTGGGCGCGTACGACTCGGGGGACTTCACCGGAGCGGTGGCCCAGCACATGAAGTGGATCAGGCAGTCGGCCGCCGGGGTGCTGGTGCTGAGCTGGTGGGGCCGCGGCAGCTACGAGGACGGCCTGGCGCGCGGCGTCATGGACGCGGCGGCCAGGGAGGGGCTCAAGGTGGCCTGGCACCTGGAGCCCTACTCCGGCCGCACCGCCGCCTCCACCGTGGACGACATCCGCTACATCAACCAGACCTACGGCGCGCACCCGGCCTTCAGCAACGCCTTCTACGTCTTCGAGAGCCTGCGCATCACCGACTGGTCCGCCCTGGACCAGGTGAACCAGGGCAACGTCATCCTGGCCCAGACCACCGACACCTCCAAGATCGCCCACTTCGGCGGCATGTACACCTACGACGCGATCGCCGGCGCCACCGCGCCCGGCTGGCAGCAGGCCGCCGACTACGCGCGGCAGCACGGCCTGGTGTGGGCGCCGTCCGTGGGGCCCGGCTACCTCGACGACCGCGCGGTGCCCGGCAACACCACGCCCACCCTCGCCAGGGACGACGGCGCCACCTACGACAAGGAGTGGTCCAACGCGCTGGCGACCATGCCCACGTGGGTGTCGATCACCTCGTTCAACGAGTGGCACGAGGGCAGCGTGATCGAGCCGGCGGTGCCGCGCGCGGGTTACCAGAGCTTCGAGGGCGCCTACGGGCGCACGGGGGCCGCGGCGCAGACGGCGTATCTGGACCGGACGGCGTACTGGGTGGGGAGGTTCGCCGGGAGCTGAGCCGCACTACTTGACGGACGATAGCAAGTACTTGCTATCGTCCGTCAAGTGACGACGACCCACGAGCACGTCGAGCTGGTGGCCGCGCTGGTCCGGCTGCTGGAGACACGGGTGCTCGACCCGCTGGAGATCCTGCTGTCCTCCGACGAGCTGCTGACTCCGATCAAGGCCCGCCTGCGGGTCGAGGCCGAGGTCTGGGCCGCCCAGCTGCTCGGCCGCGACCAGCGGCAGGCCGCGTTGACGGCCGCCAGGCTGATCGCGGTCCTGTTCCCCGGAGACGAGCCCTTCGACCCGCCCGAGCAGTGGTGGCGCACCCCGCTGGGCCGCGCCGTGGCGCGCGGCGCCGGCCATCCCGCCAAGGAGGCCGTCTCCTTCGCGACGGCGGGCGCCATGCTCGGCATCACCCGCCAGGGCGTGCACGACCTGGTGAAACGCGGCAAGCTCGACAGGCATCCCGACGGCGGCGTCACGACCGGCTCCATCCACGCCCGGCTCAACCGCCCCAAGGAGAGTGCCCAGTGACCGCATCCGATCTCGTCGTCGGTGACCGCCCCGTCCCCCTCGCCGTCCGCGACCACGGCGGCGACGGCGCCCCCATTCTGCTGCTGCACGGCCTCGGCGGCACCCTGCTGCACTGGGACGCGGTCGCGCCCCTGCTGACCGGCTCCCACCGGGTCGTCGCGATGGACCTGCGCGGCCACGGCCTGTCGGGCGACGGCCCCTGGGAGTGGGAGGCGGTCCTGGACGACGTACGAGCCGTCGCCGATCACCTCGGCCTGGACCAGCCCTTCGTGGTCGGCCACTCCCTCGGCGGCATGGTCGCCGTGCGGTGGGCGCTGCGCCACCCGGACGCGCCCGGCATCGTCAACCTCGACGGCCTGCGCTCGGCCGAGACCGAGCCGCGGCACTACGCCGGCCTCGCCCAGGAGGAGCTCCAGGAGCTGCTCGCGGAGGTGAAGGCCGTCTTCGACGCGCAGGCCGCGGCGATGGCGCAGCCGCTGCCGGAGGCGCACGCCGCGATGTACCCGCAGCGGTCGCTGCTCACCACCGGCGAGGGCGTCTTCGTCCGGCCGAGCGCCGCGCTGGCCGCGCAGGTGCGCTACGACCCGTACTTCCTGGACAGCGTCGAGCCGGTCGCGGAGATTCGCTGCCCCGCCCTGTTCGTCCTGGCCGGGCGGAACCTGCCCGGGCTGCCCGGCCGGGTCGGCGAGCTCATGACGGCGCAACGCGCGGGCATCCGCCGCGACCTGCTGTCGCTCCTGGCCGACCGGCCGCACCTGCGCCTCCTCGACCTGGACGCCAGCCACGCCATGGTGGTCGAGCGGCCGGAGGAGGTGGCGCGGGCGATCCTGGACTTCCACGCCGAGACCACGGGCCGCACCGGGCCGGCCGGGCGTGACGAGAGCACCGGCCGGCCCTGGATCCCTTCCGCTTGACGCGCGGCCAAGCGGACCTGCGGACTTGGCAAGGATCCCGGCCGGGCCGCGGGCACCCGCGCGTGTCCCGCCTGCCGCGGGGTAGGCCACCCCGGACCGCGAAGGACGCGAGAAGGAGCCCCATGGCGACGCGCAACGCCATCGCACTGCCCGGCACGATCCTGGGGGTCGGTCTCGGCGGCTTCGTCGACGGCATCCTGCTGCACCAGCTCCTGCAGTGGCACCACATGCTGAGCAGCACCGACACCGACAACGTCGGCGTGCGCCACTACCCGGTGGACACCCTGCCGGGGCTGCGGATGAACACGGTGTGGGACGGGCTGTTCCACACCTTCACCTGGCTGGCGGTGCTGATCGGGCTCGGCCTGCTCTACTCCCGCGTCACCGCCTCCCGGGGCCGGCTGTGGCGGTCGCGGGCGCTCTGGGGCTGGATCCTGGTCGGGTGGGGCCTGTTCAACCTGGTGGAAGGCGTCATCGACCACCACCTGCTGGGCATCCACCACGTCCGTACCGGCCCCGGCCAGCTCTGGTGGGACCTGGGCTTCCTGCTCCTAGGCGCGCTCCTGGTGATCGGCGGGTGGGGGCTGCAGCGCGGCGCCCGGCAGGTCGACCTGTGCCGGGACGACGAGCGGGCGACCCGGGCGTGACGCATCACGGCGACCACAGCGGCGTGCCGGCGCCGGTCCTGCTGCCGGTCCTGCTGCTGCTCCTGGCCGCCGCCTACCTGGTGCCCGCGGCACGGGCCACCGGGTGGAAGGGGTGGCGCTCTGCGCTGTTCGTCGCCGGGCTGGCGCTGGTGGCGGCGGCCCTGACGGGGCCGATCGCCGCCTGGGCCGCCACGGACTTCCGCGGCCACATGGTGCAGCACCTGCTCGTCGGCATGCTGGCACCGCTCGGCCTGGTGCTCGGGGCGCCGGTGACGCTGCTGCTGCGCTCGCTGCCGGCCGCCCGCGCCCGCCGCCTGGCCCGCCTGCTGCGCCACCGCGCCGTCCACGCCGTGGCCAACCCGGTCACCGCCCTGCTGCTGAGCGCGGGCGGCATGATCGTGCTGTACTGCACGCCGCTCTACCGGCTCGTCCTGGCGCACGGCGCCCTGCACGCTGCCGTGCACGTGCACTTCCTGCTGTCGGGCTGCCTGTTCGCCTGGGTGATCGCCGGGCCCGACCCGGCCCCGCGCCGCCCCACGGTGGTGGCCCGGCTGGTGGTGCTGGGGGTGGCGATCGCCGCGCACAGCGTGCTCTCCCAGCTCATGTACGCCGGCGTCGGCGTGGACCTGCCCGTACCCGAGGAGCAGCGCCGTGGCGCCGCCGAGATCATGTACTACGGCGGCGACCTCGCCGAGCTGCTCCTGGCCCTCGCCCTCGTGGCCGGCTGGCGGCCCAGGCCCGCCGCGCGGAGGCGGGTGACCGCCGCCGCAGCGGAGCAAGGGGGATGACCGGGCCGCAACGGAGCAGCGGGTGTGACCGGAGCCACGCCGATCAACGCGCCTGACCGGCGGTCGCCCGGGTAGCGGGGCGACATGGGGGAACGGGTCATCGCGGTGATCGGGGTGGGGCCGCGAGGCCTGTCGGTGCTGGAACGCCTGCTCATGCGGCTGCGCGACACCCCGCCCGGCGGCCACGACGAGGTGACGATCTGGGCGTTCGA
The nucleotide sequence above comes from Nonomuraea gerenzanensis. Encoded proteins:
- a CDS encoding ThuA domain-containing protein, with amino-acid sequence MLSKLLSLALVAASLTAVPADPAYQVLVFSKTAGFRHDAIPAGVQAIRDLGAANDFTVTATEDAGAFTNLSGYEAVIFLNTTGDVLDDTQQAAFQSYVDGGGGYVGVHAAADTEYGWPYYEKLAGAYFRSHPAVQQATVRTESRAHPATAHLGPAWTRTDEWYNYRTNPRASARVLQSLDETTYSGGDMGGDHPITWCHPQGRGRAFYTGLGHTVESYADPAFRSVLLGGIRYAAGVAQADCRPENGYTPLYNGSTSGWSQAGPGGFGNADATLTSQGGMGLLWYSARELGAYSLKLDWRVTGDSNSGVFVGFPASADPQSAVDNGYEVQIDASDTPDRTTGSVYGFQAADQAARDAALNPPGSWNTYELLVEGERLRVYLNGVQINDFTNTDPRRSLRQGHVGIQNHGAADQVAFRNVRVKELSGGGSVTVEGESYTSSSGVQIAAHPPASGGRTLGYVDNGDWAGYANVATTGAKTFAARVSSGGVGGTIQVRSGSATGPLLGSVAVPVTGGWESFQNVSTALTGSGTGPLFLVFTGGSGNLFDLDTITLDTGGTAQPPSDKVHVFYYPWYGSPQVSGGWRHWQQGGRTPPGDIGADFYPALGAYDSGDFTGAVAQHMKWIRQSAAGVLVLSWWGRGSYEDGLARGVMDAAAREGLKVAWHLEPYSGRTAASTVDDIRYINQTYGAHPAFSNAFYVFESLRITDWSALDQVNQGNVILAQTTDTSKIAHFGGMYTYDAIAGATAPGWQQAADYARQHGLVWAPSVGPGYLDDRAVPGNTTPTLARDDGATYDKEWSNALATMPTWVSITSFNEWHEGSVIEPAVPRAGYQSFEGAYGRTGAAAQTAYLDRTAYWVGRFAGS
- a CDS encoding alpha/beta fold hydrolase translates to MTASDLVVGDRPVPLAVRDHGGDGAPILLLHGLGGTLLHWDAVAPLLTGSHRVVAMDLRGHGLSGDGPWEWEAVLDDVRAVADHLGLDQPFVVGHSLGGMVAVRWALRHPDAPGIVNLDGLRSAETEPRHYAGLAQEELQELLAEVKAVFDAQAAAMAQPLPEAHAAMYPQRSLLTTGEGVFVRPSAALAAQVRYDPYFLDSVEPVAEIRCPALFVLAGRNLPGLPGRVGELMTAQRAGIRRDLLSLLADRPHLRLLDLDASHAMVVERPEEVARAILDFHAETTGRTGPAGRDESTGRPWIPSA
- a CDS encoding DUF2243 domain-containing protein codes for the protein MATRNAIALPGTILGVGLGGFVDGILLHQLLQWHHMLSSTDTDNVGVRHYPVDTLPGLRMNTVWDGLFHTFTWLAVLIGLGLLYSRVTASRGRLWRSRALWGWILVGWGLFNLVEGVIDHHLLGIHHVRTGPGQLWWDLGFLLLGALLVIGGWGLQRGARQVDLCRDDERATRA
- a CDS encoding cytochrome c oxidase assembly protein; the protein is MPGRRAGDPGVTHHGDHSGVPAPVLLPVLLLLLAAAYLVPAARATGWKGWRSALFVAGLALVAAALTGPIAAWAATDFRGHMVQHLLVGMLAPLGLVLGAPVTLLLRSLPAARARRLARLLRHRAVHAVANPVTALLLSAGGMIVLYCTPLYRLVLAHGALHAAVHVHFLLSGCLFAWVIAGPDPAPRRPTVVARLVVLGVAIAAHSVLSQLMYAGVGVDLPVPEEQRRGAAEIMYYGGDLAELLLALALVAGWRPRPAARRRVTAAAAEQGG